The window ACGCCCCCCGTGGGTTGTCGAGTGAAGGCTGCCGCCTCATATCGAGGCCTCCGGCCCGTCCTGTCCCGTCCACCTCCGAGCCCGCCGGCCATCCAGCCCGCGAGCGGCTCCGGACGCGGCACGAGGAGAGACGATGAGACTTCCTGGCACGTGGCGCGCGTGGCTTCGCGGCGGACTCCTGCTGACCAGCGTGTGCGCCGTGGGCGGCACGGTCGCCACCCAGGCCGGGTGCGCGTCCGCGCCTGACAGCGCGGCCCGCGAGGACATCCCCCTGTCGCCCACTCCGCTCTACGGCAAGTTCGTCTGGCACGACCTCGTCACCGACAATCCCGCCGCCGCGAAACGCTTCTATCGCGACCTGTTCGGATGGGAGTTCGTGGACATCCGAGGCGGCCTCCGCCCCTACTCCCTCATCCGCGCCCAGGGGCGCTGGATTGGCGGCATCGTCCATCCGGCGAACGCCGCCGAGAAACGCGAAGGCGCGCTGTGGCTCGGCTACCTCTCCGTGCCCGACGTGGACCGCGCTGTCACCGAAGTAAGCGCGCGCGGCGGCAAGGCGCTCGACGGCCCCATCGACGTGCGGAACATCGGCCGGGCCGCGGTGGTCGCCGACCCGCAGGGCGCGGCGGTGGGCTTCGTGCGCTCCCGGCCCGGAGATCCGGCCGATACGGGCGTGCCGGATGAGGGCCAGTTCTTGTGGATGGAGTACCTGGCCCAGGACCCCGTCGCCGCGGCGGACTTCTACAAGGAGCTCCTGGGCTACGAGGTCCGAGATCGTCCACTCGGCGGCGGGCCCCACTACGTCCTCGCCCAGGGACAGCATCCCCGAGGCGGCGTGCTGGCCAACCCGGTGAAAGGCGCGCGCCCCAACTGGCTCACCTATGTCCGCGTGAAGGACCCCGCGACGCTCGCTTCACGGGCCCAGGCCCTGGGGGGCCGCGTGCTGATGGCCCCGCGCCCGGACGCACGGGGTGGCTCGCTCGCGCTCATCGCCGACCCGAGCGGCGCGGTGCTCGCGCTCCAGCGCTACCCCTTCGAAACGTCCAAGTCCGCAACGGCGCCGTGATGCGCCACCCTCGAGGAGAACCCCACGTGCAACTGCGTCGACACCCTTCCCCCCGCTCGCTGTCCTGGACCGTCCTGATGGCCGGTGCCCTCCTCACGTCCGGATGCACGGACCAGCCCGCGGGCGTCGGACTCGGCTTCACCACGCCGTCGCCCTGGAACGCCACACCTCAGATGGAGATCACGACCACCTGGAACGGCGGACCGATGTACTGGGCGCCCTGAGCGCGGCCGCTTCCTCGCCGCGCGCATGGACTGCGGGGCATGACGCGCGACGAGCAGATCATCCAGGAATGTCTTCGTGCCGCGGTCGAAGGGCCGTTCTTCCCTGACTGGGAGTTCCCGGCCCTGTTCGGATTCGACCGAGCGAAGGCCGCCATCCTCGCGTCATGGCCCGTGTGGGATGATGGCAAGGCGCAGAGCCGCGCCATCAACAACACGCTGAACAACCTGCTCGGCTACCCGCACAAGAAATGGGCCCTGTGGCCCCAGTACATCTCGGCCTCGCCCGAAGAGGTCAAGGCCGTCTTCGCACGATGGCGCAAGCCCCCCCTGGGAGGACTGAGTGCCATCGCTCGACGAAGGGGAGAATGCCTCCCCGGAGGCGGGCGGCGGACCTCACCACCGCGCCTCCGAGGAGACGGCGCATCACGCCTGCGGGGCGTGCACGCCGTTGGACAGCTCGTTGCGGACGACCTCGGACACGCGCTCGCGGACCATCTCGCCCACGCGCTCGCGGACGTCGGCGCTCACGCTCTCACGCACCGCGCTCGCGATGCGCTCGGGGTCGACGGAACCACCGCCCTGCTGCATCGGCATCATGGACGGACCGGCGCGCATCGCCTCACCGAGCGCGGACCGGACGGCCTCGGGGAGCTGCGAGCGAAGCGCCGAGTCCAGCTCCGAGCGCATGCTGCTCATGAACCGCTCACGCAGGGAGTCCGCCAACCGCGTGCGGATGGCGTCCGCCAGGCGCTCCACGTCCTGCATCCCCTGCCCCATCATCATGCCCTGCGGCATCATCCCGCCCTGCCCCATCATGCCCCGGTGACGGGCCATGGCGCCGCGCAGCATCTCGCCCATGCGCTCCCGCAGCACCTCGCGTACGCGCTCGCGGACCGCCGAGTTGATGCGCTCACGGAGGCCCTCGGACAGCCGGTCCTGCAGGGTCATCGCGATGCGCTCGGGGTCGAACGCGCCGGCGGCCATGCCGCCCCACTGGCGCGTCATGACGCCACGGAGCCCGTCGGACAGCCGCTCGCGCAGGGCCTCGCGCACGCGCTCACGCAGGCTGTACACCAGTCCCTCGTGGAGGGCCTCGGCCAGGCGCCCGCGAATGGCGTCCGCCAGCCGCTCCGCCTCGTGGGGGCTGAAGCCGGGCATGCGCTCCGACATCACCGAGCGCAGCGTGTCCGCCAGCCGCTCGCGCAGGGCCTCGCGCACGCCGTCATGCGCGGCGGTGTTGATGCGCTCGCGCAGGGACTCCAGCAGGCGGGTGCGCACCGCCTCCGCCAGCCGCTCGGTATCCGGGGCGCCGAAGCCGTGGGAGGACATCTGCCACTGCTCGAACAGCGCCGCGCGCACGCACTCGGCCAGCCGCTCGCGGATGCCGTCGCGGATGCGCTCATGCACCACGGAGGCGATGCGCTCGCGCAGCGTCTCCGACAGGCGGGAACAAAGCGCGTCCGCGATGCGCTCCGGCTCCGGCATGCCGTAGCCCTGGGGCATCATCCCATACCCCTGCGGCATCCCACCGCCGCGCTCGAACATCGCGTGGCGGATGGCCTCCCCCACGCGCTCACGCACCTCGCGGCCGAGCCGGTCCTCAATCGCGGAGACAATCTGCTCGCGAACGGCTTCGACGACCCGCTCCTTGAACGACTCACCGAACATCTGCTGCGACTGGGGAGAAAGCTGCTCCTGGAACATGAGAACGCTCCTGACTCGACGCCTGGACTGCGAGGAAACACGGCAGGAGAAAACCCCTCTCCTGCCGGGCGCGATTCAATAAACAGGCACGCATTCAGGGTAAACGTGTCGTCGGTGTGAGGCCCCGTTGGCAGCCAGACACCGGCGGCGCGGCACAGGCCAATCCTTCCTCGGCCGCATGCGGAACGCGACGAAGGCATCCACGTTGTCGAAGGCGAAGCACGGGTTCTTCCGCCGCACCGTCTCCATGGAGGCCATCGGGACGCCCGCGTAGTCGTGGCCCGGAAACAGCTTCGCGCTATCGGGCACCTTCGCCAGCACCTGGGACAGGGAGCGGTACATGTCCTCCGGGTTGCCTCCGCTCATGTCACACCGGCCGCAGCCATTGATGAACACGGTGTCCCCGGACACCAGCGCGTCACCGGCCAGCAGGTAATGCGAGCCCGGCGTGTGCAGTGCCTGGAACGTCTCAGGCCCGACGCGCACGTCATCCTCCGGCCCCAGGGGCCGCAGCGCGCCGCCCAGCTCGCGCAGCTCCGGGGAGTACTGGACCTCCTCCCGCTGTGCGAACACCGGCACGTCCCACATCGACAGCAGGTCCGGCAGCTCCGTCACACCACTGGGCAGCGCGCGCGGCCCGGGCGGAGGTGATCGCGAATCGTTCGTCCAGGGCCCGGAAAGAGGGAATCGGCCCGCGCCTTCAAACCCTGGACGTTAGAGTGGAGCCTGAAGCGGAGGAGGATATCGCGATGCGTGAACCGTACGTGCGGCAGCTCAAGCTCGGGCCCATGGACAACTTCGTCTACCTGGTGGGGCCCCGGGACTCAGACGAGGTGGTGGTGGTGGACCCCGCGTGGGACGTGGACGCCATCGCGGAGGCGGTGAAGGCGGATGGAAAGCGCGTGGTGGGCGCGTTCGTCTCGCACTGTCACTTCGACCACATCAACGGACTGCCCGACCTGCTGTCGATGTGGGACGTGCCCGTGTACGCGCAGCGGGAGGAGGTCCAGTTCTCGCCGGAGCTACGCGAGCTGGGCGGCGCGCTGCGGCCCGTGGGGCCCGGCGACGACGTGCGCGTGGGCTCGCAGGTGTTCCATGCGCTGCACACGCCGGGGCACACGCCGGGCTCGCACTGCCTGCTGGCTGGCGATGCGCTGGTCTCCGGGGACACCGTGTTCATCAACGGCTGCGGCCGGTGCGACTTGAAGGGCGGCAACCCGGAGGACATGTACCGCTCCCTGTCCCAGGTGCTGGCGAAGGTGCCCGACACGGCGAAGCTGTTTCCGGGCCACGACTACGCGGACGTCCCGGTGACGTCCATGGAGGCGGTGCGGAAGAAGAACCCGTACTTCGCCTTCGACAACGTGGATGCCTTCGTCGCGTTCCGAATGCGGCCGAGGAAGTAGCCGGGCCTGACATGCCGCGCGGCGGTGACCGGTGTCGAGCGTCCAACGGGCGTTCACACCGAGGTCACGTTTCCGGTGAGTGCGTGCCTGTCTATTGAATCGCGCCCGGCAGGAGCCCTTCGCCTGCCGCGTATCCACGAAGTCCAGGCGTCGAGTCAGGAGCGTTGGCGCTTCGCCTTCAAGCCCGCGAGCACCGCATCGCCACGCATTCACTGTGAAGCGGATGCCGACAGTAAACTGCCAGAAAGTGGCCCTCCGAAGAATGGTGAGCCCGGTGGCCTCGAAATCTTGGCACGTCAGAGAAGCGGCGCTGCGGAGTTGGCACGTCAGTCCAGATCCAATTGAGGACGCGGGGCGCATGGCCATCACGAGCTGCGCGCAGGAGGCGCCTAACGTCCTCTCGATGACGACACCCCGCCCATCGACACCATCGTCGAAGCACTCCAAACTGTCCGCAGCGGCGAGGCGCTGCTCGCTTCGAAAGTCCGCCAAGCGCGGCTCACCGAGGGCGACACGGCACGCTCGTCGAAGGACGTGACGGCGGCCGTGGACGTTTCCTTCAACCAGTGAGCACAATGGGCGCGATGCCAACCACGTGGACCGATGCCGATCCGTTGGCGTTCCTCGCTAACGTGACGCCTGCAGGGCGCCGTCGCGACGCCCAGGTGCTTCTCGACTTGATGCGCGAGGTGACCGGGCTCGAGCCGAAGATGTTCGGTCCCTCAATCGTCGGGTTCGGAGAGTACGCGTACCAGTACGCGAGCGGCCACCGTGGCACCGCACCCGCCGCTGGCTTCTCTCCGCGCAAGGCGGCAACCGTCGTCTACCTCGCTGACGGCCTCAGCGCCCACGCCAGTGCGCTCGCCAAGCTCGGTCCGCACACGACCGGCACCGGATGCCTGTACATCAAGGACCTCACGAAGGTCGACCTCGACGTGCTCACTGGCATCGTCCGCGCCTCGCTCAAGACGCTCACCGCAGGGACCTACGGAAAGCGCGCCCACGAGGACTGAACGACCGCTGACCGGTCCCCGGAGGTCGCCTTGTCGCGGCTGTGCCTCCCCAGAGGCATCTCGCCGTGGCCACGCGGCCCGATTCCGTCGACTACACCGACAAGGATTTCGACGCCCTTCGCGACGCGATGAGCAAGCGTCGCCTCGCGGCGGTGCTCGTCGCGACGTACTGGCAGAAGGGCACGGCCAAGGCACGCCCATAACCCCCACGAGCTGAGTTCGGGCGCCGGCCCTCCCACCGCCCACTCCACACCGAAGGCCCGCCGTCAGGTAGCGGTAACGGCGACGGTGCCGAACCGAGCCAAGCCCCCGGTAGCTTGGCGCGGCTGGCTCAACGCCACCCGCGGAGCCGGACCGGCCGCGATGGGCCACGGGGCCACCCGGGCAGCGCTTCGCCCCTGAGCCTGCGCGCGCATCGAAACCATGCGACTTCCCCCACCTAAGCCTCACTCGAACACCCGGGACTTGATGCGGTGGGCCCCTTCCCTCTTGAATAGGCCCTTTTTGCCCCTGGGGAGGTCTCCACGTGAAGCGCCCATTGCTCCTTTGCACCCTGCTCGCCGGCACCGCCTTCGCCGCCAAGGAGCGCGCCACCTTCCGCTATGCCGCGCCTCCGGACGGGGAGCGTCCCGTCATCGTCAACGCCGTCATTGGCCCCCAAGGCAGTGACTTCGCCATGCGCCTGCGCTTCGACAAGGTGCCGTGGGGCGACGAGTGCAAGAGCCGCTGCGCCAACGCCACGCTGCTGCTCGACACCGACAACAGCAAGCAGACGGGCCTGCGCCTGGCGACGAAGAATGCGCCCGGCAACGGCGCCGACGTCGCCGTCGTCATCCAGGGCGTGCGCGACTACGCGAAGCAGGAAGGCGCCCCGCCCGTGAGCTGGCTGCGGGTGAAGGTCCGCCTGCTCGGCAGCGAGGCCTCCTCCGTGGATGACGGCGAGTTGCTGGCCGAGTTCAACCACCGCCAGGACCCCGAGCGGCTCCACGTGGACGGAGAAACCATCTACCTGCTGGTGGACGCCACCAGCGCCGCCCTGCCCTCCGCTCGCAAGGCCCGCGTCGTCTACCAGCCGCCCGGCGCAAAGCCGCTCCAGGCCACCATTCCTGGAATGATTGGCGGCGGGAGCGGCAAGGGCGTGCGCATCTTCAAGGACGGTTCGTGGGGGAAGGCCCGCGACGCGACGCCCTAGGGCGTCCACCTGCCGCCAGGGGGACGAGCCGTCCTGTCCTACCCGCACCCACCGTCCCGCCGCATGCCCCAGCCAGGAGGCCCCCGACCTCGGAATTCCGCGGGGTTGGAGTGGGGTTCTGCTGGCAAATAGGACTGGACAGACGTATAGGTGGGCACTGTTGGAGAGTGCGCAACCCCCCGAATTCGTTCCCAATGTCAGGGTGGCATGGTAGTCCCGGCGCCCTGTTACATACCTCTGCCCCCCAACGTGAGGAGTGCGCGGGTCGCGCGCCGCGTTCGGGGTGCGGGGCGTTCTCACCTGTGGATTGACGACCATGCTCGCAGAAGCCGAATCGAAATCGCGAAAGAAGCAGGGGGCCGGGGGAGGCAGCGGTGGCGGCGGGAGTGGCGGCGGCGCGGGTGGCAACGGCGACGGCTCCGTGCCGGCTTCGCTCGCGGACGAGGCGCGCCGCCGGTACATCAACTACGCCCTGTCGGTCATCACCTCGCGCGCCCTGCCGGACGTGCGTGACGGCCTCAAGCCGGTGCAGCGCCGCATCCTGTTCGGCATGTTCCACGACCACCGGCTGACGCACGAAGCCAAGTACCAGAAGTCCGCCAAGGTGGTTGGCAGTGTCATGGGTCAGTACCACCCGCACGGTGACGCCTCCATCTACGAGGCGCTGGTGCGCATGGCGCAGGACTTCTCGTTGCGCTACCCGCTGGTGGACGGCCACGGCAACTTCGGCTCGCTCGACGGCGACGGCGCGGCGGCCATGCGCTACACCGAGTGCCGTCTGGCGATGCTGTCCAGCGAGCTCCTGACGGAGCTGGGCAAGAAGACGGTGGCCTTCCGGCCGACCTACGACGGCACGCTGCAGGAGCCGGTGGTCATCCCCGCGCGGGTGCCGCAGTTGCTGATGAACGGCACCACGGGCATCGCCGTGGGCATGGCCACCAACATCCCGCCGCACCACCTGGGCGAGCTGGTGGACGCGCTGGTGGCGCTCATTGAGAACCCGCAGCTCCTGACGAAGGACCTGCTCAAGTGGGTGAAGGGTCCGGACTTCCCCACCGGCGGGCAGATCCTCAACGACAAGAAGGAGCTGCGCGACATCTACGAGTCGGGCCAGGGGAGCATCCGCATCCGTGGTGAGTACAAGCTGGAGGACCTCAAGCGAGGCGGCCAGCAAATCGTCATCACCTCCATCCCCTACACGGTGAACAAGTCCACGCTGGTGGCCAAGTTCGGCGACCTGGTGCGCGAGCGGAAGCTGCCGCTCATCACCGACGTGCGCGACGAATCCACCAAGGACGTGCGCATCGTCCTGGAGCTGAAGAAGGACGCCAACCCCGAGCTGGTGATGGCGTACCTGTACAAGCAGACGCCGCTGCAGACGAACTTCGGCGTCAACCTCACCTGCCTGGTACCCATCAAGGACAAGCCAGAGTTGAGCACGCCCGAGCGGCTCAACCTCAGGGACATCCTCTGGTACTTCCTCACCTTCCGCTTCGACGTGGTGACGAAGCGCTTCGAGCACGAGCTGGGCGAGCTGCTGCGGCGCGTCCATATCCTGGAGGGTTTCGAGAAGGTCTACGACGCGCTCGACGAGATGATCAAAATCATCCGCGCGTCGGAAGGAAAGCAGGACGCGGCCCGGAAGCTCATCGCCCGCTTCAAGCTGGATGAAGCCCAGGTGGACGCCATCCTGGAGATGAAGCTCTACAAGCTGGCCCGCCTGGAGATTCTCGTCGTGGAGAAGGAGCTCAAGGAGAAGCGCGCCGAAATCAAGCGCATCCAGGGCATCCTCAAGGACAAGAACAAGGTGTGGGGCACCGTCCGGGACGAACTGGGCGAGATGAAGGCCCGCTACAACGACAAGCGTCGCACGCGCATTGGCGGCGCGGGCTCCGAGGAGATGGAGTTCAGCGCCGAGGCGTTCATCGCGGACGAGGACGCGCACGTGGTCATCACCCGCGACGGCTGGGTCAAGCGCGTGCGCGAGGTGAAGGACCCGTCCACCACGCGCCTGCGTGAAGGCGACGCGGTGATGGCGGTGCTGGCCGGCAGCCTGAAGGCGAACCTGGTGCTGTTCAGCAACTTCGGCACCGCGTACGTCACCCGCTTCAACGACGTGCCCGCCTCCACGGGCTACGGCGAGCCGGTGCAGAAGTTCTTCAAGTTCGACGACGGCGAGCGCGTGGTGTCCGCCCTGTCGCTGGACGCGCGGCTGCCGCGCCCGCAGAAACTGGTGGGCGTGACGAAGCAGGGCATGGGCATGCGCTTCCTGCTGGAGCCGCACCTGGAGGTCTCCACGCGCGCGGGCCGCCGCTACGCGAAGACGGGCGAAGGCGACGAAATCATCGGCGTGCAGCCGGTGACGGACCGCGACCTGTTGGCGGTGCTGACGGAGAAGACCAGCGCCCTGGTGTGCAAGGTGGCGGAGGTCAACGAGCTGGCCGGCCCGGGCAAGGGCGTCACCGTCATCAAGGTGGACGGCGGCGACCGCGTGGTGGACTTCCTCGCCGTGTCGCCCGCGCAGAAGGACGCGAAGCTGGAGTTCGAAACGCAGAAGGGCCGCAAGCTGCACCTGTCCCCGGCGAAGTACGAGGTGACGGGCCGCGGCGGCAAGGGCCATGAGATGTCGAAGCGCGACGCCGTGAAGGAGGTGGCGCGTGCCGTCACCTTCATCCCGTTGCCCGAGAAGAAGGACTAGGCAGAGGACGCCATGGCGACGAAGAAGGAAACCTACACAGGCGCGGACATCCAGGTCCTGGAAGGCCTGGAGCCGGTGCGCAAGCGCCCGGCCATGTACATCGGCGGCACCGACAGCACGGGGTATCACCACCTGCTGTGGGAGATCCTCGACAACTCGGTGGACGAGGTCATCAACGGCTTCGCCACCACCGTGGAGGTGACGCTCCACAAGGACGGCCGCAGCGTCACCATCGTGGACAACGGGCGTGGCATCCCCGTTGACATCATGCCCAAATACAAGAAGCCGGCCGTGGAGGTCATCCTCACGACCCTTCACGCGGGCGGCAAGTTCGAGCAGGGCAACTACATCCACTCCGGCGGTCTGCACGGCGTGGGCAGCTCGGTGGTGAACGCGCTGGCGCGCAAGCTCGTCGTGGAGATCAAGCTCCACGGCAAGAAGCACGTGCAGACGTTCGCGCGCGGCAAGGCCACCAGCACGCTGAAGGTGGATGGCGCCGCGCGTGGCACGGGCACCTCCGTCACGTTTGAACCGGACCCGGAGATTTTCGGCGAGAAGCTGAAGTTCGACGCGGAGCTGGTGCGCGAGCGGCTGGAGGCCAAGAGCTACCTGCACAAGGGCATGACGGTCGTCTGGAAGGACGAGACGTCCAGCCCGCCCACGTCGGTGACGTACAAGCACGACGGCGGCATCGCGGAGTACCTCACCAAGGTGGTGACGGAGCGGAACAAGCCGCTGGTGCCCGCGGGCAGCGCGGCCTTCTACCACGCGCGTGACAACGGCGTGCGGCTGGAGGCGGCGCTGGCGTGGACGGAGGCCACCGACGAGCACATCCGCTCGTATGTCAACGGCATCCCCACCCCACTGGGCGGCACGCACGAGGCGGGTCTGCGCAGCGCGGTGGTGAAGGCGGTGCGCAACTACATCGAGACGCACGGCATCGCGCCCAAGGGCGTGACGCTCACCGCGGAGGACATCCGCGAGGGCATCACCGCCATCCTGTCCACCTACGTGGTGGAGCCGCAGTTCCAGGGCCAGACGAAGGGGCGGCTCAACAACCCCGAGGTGTCCGGCCAGGTGGACGGCGTGCTGCGTCCGGCGCTGGAGAAGTGGCTCAACGACAACAAGTCCATCGCCGAGTCAGTGGTGGCCCGCATCGTCCTTGCCGCTCGCGCGCGCGAGGCCAGCCGGGCCGCGTCGCAGGCGGTGAGCCGCAAGACGGCGGTCAGCCACCGGCTCAACCTGCCGGGCAAGCTGGCGGACTGCTCGTCCACGGACCCGGGCCTGAGCGAGCTGTTCATCGTGGAAGGTGACTCCGCAGGCGGCTCCGCCAAGCAGGGCCGGGACAGGCGCACCCAGGCCATCCTCCCGCTGCGCGGCAAGGTGCTCAACGCGGAGCAGGCGTCCACCGACAAGGTGACGACGAACAAGGAGCTCCAGGACATCGTGTCCGCGCTGGGCTGCGGCATCGGCTCCGACTTCGACATCAGCAAGCTGCGCTACGGCCGCGTCTTCCTGCTGATGGACGCCGACAGCGACGGCCACCACATCGCCACGCTGCTGCTCACCTTCTTCTACCGGCACCTGCGCCCGCTGATTGAGAGCGGCGCCATCCACATCGCCCAGCCGCCGCTGTACCGCGTGGACATCGGCAAGGAGACGTACTGGGCGCTGGATGAGCCGGACCGCGACCGCATCATCAAGGAGAAGACGAAGGGCAACGCCAAGCCCAACATCATGCGCTTCAAGGGACTGGGCGAGATGACGCCCGACGAGCTGAAGGAGACGACGCTCGACCCGAAGCACCGCATGAGCCTGCGCGTCACCATCGACAAGCCCCTGGAGACGGACCGGCTCATCAACGACTTGATGGGCAAGGACGTCAGCGCCCGCTTCAGGTTCATCATGGAGCGCGCCAGCGAGGTCCAGGACCTGGACGTCTAGTCAGGACGGAATCACCGTCGCGGGTCCCTCCCACCCCGGAGGGGCCCGCGCGCAGCAGGGCTTTTGAGACGGAGCCCCGGCTCGGCTAGCATTCGCGCCGTGACTACGTTCCGCCGAACCTCCCTGCTCCTCGCGTTCATGCTGGCCACCTCTCCCGCCTATGGGCAGTCCACGCGGAAGAAGAAGTCCAGCAAGAAGCCCCCCGCCACCACTCAGCCGGTGAAGACGACCAAGGCGCCCGCGGCGGACGACGCGGATGGCGATGAATCCGTCGAGCCCCAGGCTTTCGGTTCTCCGAACGGGGACGAGGAGACGGCCGTCACGCCGCTGGTGTCGCCGGACGCTCCGACCGTGGCCAAACCCGCGGCGGCGCCAGGTGCCTCGGGTGAGCCGGCGGTGGCCAGCGCGGCGGTGACGGCCTCCGGGCCGGTGGCGCTCTTCGCGGTGGCTCGGACGTCCGCGGAGGAGGATGCCGCGGTGAAGCTGGAGGACGAGCTGCTGAGCCGGCTCAAGGCGAGCGGCGTGGCGCTGGTGGACCTGGGCGCGGCCTTCCCGCCGTCCCCGCCGGTCTCGCTGACGCGCGCGGACACGCTCTTCGAGCAGGGTCGCACCGACTACGACAACCTGGACCCCGAGTCCGCCGAGGCGAAGTTCCTGGCGGCGGCGGAGGCCTACACGAAGCACCCGGCGGAGCTGAGCCCGGAGCGGCTGGCCAAGGCCTACCTGTTCCTGGGCGCCTCGCGGATGCTCAACGGCGACTCCACCGGAGCCCTGGACGCGTTCAAGCGCGCGGTGGTGGCGGAGCCGTCCACGTCCCCCGACGCCGCCCTCTTCGGGCAGGACGTGCTGAAGACCTTCGACCAGGCCCGCGCCGACGTGAAGGCGCGCCCGGCCGGCACGCTGGTGGTGGAGTCGAAGCCGGCGGGCGCCAGCGTCCTCGTGCGAGGCCAGGAGCTGGGCGTCACGCCCCTCAAGGGCGTGGAGATGCCGGCGGGCCAGCACCCGGTGGTGGTGTCCCTGCCCGGCTACTCGGCCTTCTCCCAGTACACAGAGGTGGCGTCCGCCAAGAGCACCGAGGTGAAGGCGACGCTGGAGCCCACCCCGGGCCTGTCCGCCGTGCGTGACGCGGCGGTCCACGCCAGCACGGAACAGGCCTTCGAGCGGGACACGCCGCCGCCCGAGGCACGCGCCATTGGGGAGCGGCTCAACGCCCGTTACGTGGTGCTGGCGGCGGTGGCTCGCGGGGACAAGGGCCACCTCCAGGCCGAGCTCCAGGCGTGGGACCTGCGCTCCAACGCGCGGCTGCGCGGCGTGGAGATTGCCCTGGCGCCGGGCGCGAAGAAGAACGGCCCGGACGCGGCGGCGGACCAGGTGCGCGCCTTCGTCAACGGCGTCGCGGCGCCCCGCGTGGCGGAGAGCAATTCGTTCTCCACCCTCATCAAGCGCCCGTGGTTCTGGGCGGTGGTCGGCGGCGCGGCGGCGGTGACGGCCGGGGCCGTCTACGTGGCGACGTCTCAGGACAAGGGCCGCCCGTTCAACCCCGTTTCTGGTGGAGTCGGGTTCTGAGGCAGCGCCGCGTGTTGAATGCCCGGACCGCCACCCGCGTCGCCTGTTTCAAAGGTCACCCCATGAAATCCGCCCTCGCCCTCCTCCTCCTCCCCGCGCTGACCCTCGCGGCCCCGCCCCAGGCGCGCCGCGTCAGCACCCTCCTGGTGCCCATGGACCCGGCCTCCGAGGCGTCCAGCGTGCAGATGGAGGGTTACATGAACGACGCCCTCTCCAACTTCGCCGGCATGACGGTCCGCAAGTCGGAGGAGCTGTTCGGCATGCCGGAGGACCCGGAGGCCAAGGCCTCCCTGGAGCGCGGGCGCAAGGGGTACTCGGAGAGCCTCTCCGCCTTCGACAAGAAGGAATACGAGGAGGCGGAGCGCAAGGTGCGCGCCACCCTGAAGGAGCTTCAGGGGGCCGCGGGCGCCATGCGCGGGTGCTCGCCGCTGTGTGACGCGCTGGCGCTGTACGCCGCCGTGCTGCACCTGCGCGGCGAGGTGGAGGAGGCGAAGCTGGCGCTCATCGACCTCATCGCGCTGTCCCCTACCCATGAGCTGTCCCCCA is drawn from Myxococcus xanthus and contains these coding sequences:
- a CDS encoding MBL fold metallo-hydrolase, which encodes MREPYVRQLKLGPMDNFVYLVGPRDSDEVVVVDPAWDVDAIAEAVKADGKRVVGAFVSHCHFDHINGLPDLLSMWDVPVYAQREEVQFSPELRELGGALRPVGPGDDVRVGSQVFHALHTPGHTPGSHCLLAGDALVSGDTVFINGCGRCDLKGGNPEDMYRSLSQVLAKVPDTAKLFPGHDYADVPVTSMEAVRKKNPYFAFDNVDAFVAFRMRPRK
- a CDS encoding DNA gyrase/topoisomerase IV subunit A, producing the protein MLAEAESKSRKKQGAGGGSGGGGSGGGAGGNGDGSVPASLADEARRRYINYALSVITSRALPDVRDGLKPVQRRILFGMFHDHRLTHEAKYQKSAKVVGSVMGQYHPHGDASIYEALVRMAQDFSLRYPLVDGHGNFGSLDGDGAAAMRYTECRLAMLSSELLTELGKKTVAFRPTYDGTLQEPVVIPARVPQLLMNGTTGIAVGMATNIPPHHLGELVDALVALIENPQLLTKDLLKWVKGPDFPTGGQILNDKKELRDIYESGQGSIRIRGEYKLEDLKRGGQQIVITSIPYTVNKSTLVAKFGDLVRERKLPLITDVRDESTKDVRIVLELKKDANPELVMAYLYKQTPLQTNFGVNLTCLVPIKDKPELSTPERLNLRDILWYFLTFRFDVVTKRFEHELGELLRRVHILEGFEKVYDALDEMIKIIRASEGKQDAARKLIARFKLDEAQVDAILEMKLYKLARLEILVVEKELKEKRAEIKRIQGILKDKNKVWGTVRDELGEMKARYNDKRRTRIGGAGSEEMEFSAEAFIADEDAHVVITRDGWVKRVREVKDPSTTRLREGDAVMAVLAGSLKANLVLFSNFGTAYVTRFNDVPASTGYGEPVQKFFKFDDGERVVSALSLDARLPRPQKLVGVTKQGMGMRFLLEPHLEVSTRAGRRYAKTGEGDEIIGVQPVTDRDLLAVLTEKTSALVCKVAEVNELAGPGKGVTVIKVDGGDRVVDFLAVSPAQKDAKLEFETQKGRKLHLSPAKYEVTGRGGKGHEMSKRDAVKEVARAVTFIPLPEKKD
- a CDS encoding DUF1801 domain-containing protein; the protein is MPTTWTDADPLAFLANVTPAGRRRDAQVLLDLMREVTGLEPKMFGPSIVGFGEYAYQYASGHRGTAPAAGFSPRKAATVVYLADGLSAHASALAKLGPHTTGTGCLYIKDLTKVDLDVLTGIVRASLKTLTAGTYGKRAHED
- a CDS encoding DNA gyrase/topoisomerase IV subunit B, with protein sequence MATKKETYTGADIQVLEGLEPVRKRPAMYIGGTDSTGYHHLLWEILDNSVDEVINGFATTVEVTLHKDGRSVTIVDNGRGIPVDIMPKYKKPAVEVILTTLHAGGKFEQGNYIHSGGLHGVGSSVVNALARKLVVEIKLHGKKHVQTFARGKATSTLKVDGAARGTGTSVTFEPDPEIFGEKLKFDAELVRERLEAKSYLHKGMTVVWKDETSSPPTSVTYKHDGGIAEYLTKVVTERNKPLVPAGSAAFYHARDNGVRLEAALAWTEATDEHIRSYVNGIPTPLGGTHEAGLRSAVVKAVRNYIETHGIAPKGVTLTAEDIREGITAILSTYVVEPQFQGQTKGRLNNPEVSGQVDGVLRPALEKWLNDNKSIAESVVARIVLAARAREASRAASQAVSRKTAVSHRLNLPGKLADCSSTDPGLSELFIVEGDSAGGSAKQGRDRRTQAILPLRGKVLNAEQASTDKVTTNKELQDIVSALGCGIGSDFDISKLRYGRVFLLMDADSDGHHIATLLLTFFYRHLRPLIESGAIHIAQPPLYRVDIGKETYWALDEPDRDRIIKEKTKGNAKPNIMRFKGLGEMTPDELKETTLDPKHRMSLRVTIDKPLETDRLINDLMGKDVSARFRFIMERASEVQDLDV
- a CDS encoding VOC family protein; this encodes MRLPGTWRAWLRGGLLLTSVCAVGGTVATQAGCASAPDSAAREDIPLSPTPLYGKFVWHDLVTDNPAAAKRFYRDLFGWEFVDIRGGLRPYSLIRAQGRWIGGIVHPANAAEKREGALWLGYLSVPDVDRAVTEVSARGGKALDGPIDVRNIGRAAVVADPQGAAVGFVRSRPGDPADTGVPDEGQFLWMEYLAQDPVAAADFYKELLGYEVRDRPLGGGPHYVLAQGQHPRGGVLANPVKGARPNWLTYVRVKDPATLASRAQALGGRVLMAPRPDARGGSLALIADPSGAVLALQRYPFETSKSATAP